From uncultured Pseudodesulfovibrio sp.:
CTGTTGCCAATAAATATAACTTCCCATAGCCGTAGCTATGATCATGACGATAACCACAAGACTGAAGGTCAAGTCGCGCGAGATCGACCGACTTGTCATAAGGGGCTTGGTTTTTTTGGATTTATATACGTTCATGAGTATTATTGAGGGTGAGCATATTCTCGGGCATCCCCTAGGACTCTACCATCAGCTATTACTCTTACATAAGTCGGGACAACCTGTCATCCGTGTTATAATAAATACTTGGCCCGAATACGAGCAACCGTGCCATTCTCCATAAGTCGCTGAAGGGCTCTTTTAATTTCCTTAACCAAGCTCAAGGGAGCCTTTCGGGAAACGTACACCGTGACTGGAGCCTGTGAAACAACCAATGGCTTCGCAAAAACCACCTGCGGCAATTTGTTCTCATTCATCGTATATATAAGTCCCAACCGAGGACCGAGGACCGCATCGACACGCCCCCCCATCAACATTTTGAGGCATTGTAAATACGTTTTGGCAGGACAGGGGATTACTCCATTTTCCTTGGAGATACGAGCATCATACCGGGCACCTCGAATGGAGGCGACCTTTTTACCCACAAGATCTTCCAAAGAGAAGTACTCTTTACCAGCCATGCTGATAACTATCGACTCTTCATGAAACAACAGGCCCATATTTATACCTACAGCTTCGGCTTCTGGCGAAGCGAGCAGAATAAACATATCAGCCCGACCCATTTTCATCTCTTCAAACCCGCGATGCAGACGGCCTTCAATATTTTTCGCGACCAGCCCGGCCTCTTCTGCTATTGCGTTCCCGATGTCACCGCAAAGGCCTATGGTTTTGCCTTCGTCCTGATACCAGTATGGCGGCAAATCAAACGTCACAATGCGCAAATCCTTCGCCTGCGCAACGGAAATGAGCAAAAATGAAGCGCTAAAAAAGAAATAAAGAAAACTTTTTTTCAACAGAGGATTTTCCACATCAAACCCTTTTTTGTTGGCAGTATCACATAACAAGCATTTCCTCTGTTATAAAGAAATGCAAATCGATCTTGCCATCTCTCCCCCCCTCAATTAGTTACGAGCCAATCGACATGCTCAAAAAACTATACGCCATATGCCTGTTGGTCATGCTTGCGCTGCTTTTGACGCCGAGCCAAGGCCGTTGCCACCCTCACGTATTCGTGGACACCTCACTCACATTTCTCATAGACGACTCGGGACTCACCGGTGTCCGTGAACATTGGCTTTTTGACGATATCTTT
This genomic window contains:
- a CDS encoding transporter substrate-binding domain-containing protein — its product is MTFDLPPYWYQDEGKTIGLCGDIGNAIAEEAGLVAKNIEGRLHRGFEEMKMGRADMFILLASPEAEAVGINMGLLFHEESIVISMAGKEYFSLEDLVGKKVASIRGARYDARISKENGVIPCPAKTYLQCLKMLMGGRVDAVLGPRLGLIYTMNENKLPQVVFAKPLVVSQAPVTVYVSRKAPLSLVKEIKRALQRLMENGTVARIRAKYLL